A stretch of the Ostrea edulis chromosome 9, xbOstEdul1.1, whole genome shotgun sequence genome encodes the following:
- the LOC125657641 gene encoding uncharacterized protein LOC125657641 isoform X3, whose amino-acid sequence MAVRRCRYKLKFKVMVIGTSLLIVFTVQYVFPLMYRIIIGDTHGSSKRKSYSRSFTTSNVQHQIYANEVCKVPRLQVYSASIRHATRSMEKPLMCNGTNLFYFKDKILFINRSVLHPNHNILDLYEFKTRKIEKDDQPVLKACEFKGIERVTDVFYTYTEGIIKEDGSFNMLIKHDFVRVKCLLNSTVNLIISEEQEVDKNISNDDFNNGAEDQTGSKSNIFEGSFVDFDQFLVQVYPREDVFKRASGLQNSDQMNVMLIVLDSMSHMSFRRKLPKTYSYLKKNLAATVLNGYNIVGDATLASLIPLLTGKTELELPEVRRSQEGSYYVDSYPMIWNDFRKKGYVTMFAEDEPSIGTFNLRFNGFKESPTDHYMRPFWQALWDSELRENSNKYCTGGMPHHQFLLEYLKDFHVKYRNISKFSLTFFSELTHWDNNPGEYLDTDFVNSLKMFSKLGFLDDTLLVVMGDHGARYGKVRHTVQGKMEERLPFLSLHFPHRFKLKHPHLIKQLALNADRLTTPFDVHETLKDVLDSSRLYHSEIVTRGISLVQEIPANRNCASAHIDIHWCSCLVQSQEDTSSRIVATLAKELLHYINELTQPMRDMCQELSMGEIKSVYLISPNEKVLKFLKTVDADQRVANFSAEINVDVAHYQIMMETLPNYAQYEGTVARNFKYQTYEIFRDISRLDHYGNQSACVMKQYPDLRKFCYCR is encoded by the exons ATGGCAGTCCGAAGATGTCGGTACAAACTAAAATTCAAAGTGATGGTCATCGGTACCTCCCTTCTCATTGTGTTCACAGTCCAGTACGTCTTCCCTTTGATGTACAGAATTATAATCGGAGACACTCACGGCTCTTCCAAGAGAAAATCTTACTCCAGATCATTCACGACTAGTAATGTACAGCATCAGATCTATGCAAATGAGGTGTGTAAGGTGCCCAGACTTCAAGTTTACAGTGCTTCCATTAGACATGCCACTCGTTCCATGGAGAAACCTCTCATGTGCAACGGAACAaacttgttttatttcaaagataaaaTTCTGTTCATAAACAGAAGTGTTCTACATCCAAACCACAATATCTTAGACTTATATGAGTTCAAAaccagaaaaattgaaaaagatgATCAACCAGTGTTAAAAGCATGTGAATTTAAGGGAATAGAGAGAGTAACAGATGTGTTTTACACGTACACAGAGGGCATCATCAAAGAGGATGGATCGTTTAATATGCTAATTAAACACGACTTCGTACGCGTGAAATGTCTACTGAATTCTACAGTCAATCTGATCATTTCGGAGGAACAAGAAGTAGATAAAAACATTAGCAATGACGACTTTAATAATGGAGCCGAGGATCAAACTGGATCTAAGAGTAACATCTTTGAGGGATCTTTTGTCGACTTTGACCAGTTTTTGGTCCAAGTTTATCCTCGAGAAGATGTATTCAAAAGAGCATCTGGATTGCAGAATTCCGACCAAATGAATGTGATGTTGATTGTGCTCGATTCCATGTCTCACATGTCCTTCCGTAGAAAATTGCCGAAAACTTACAGCTACTTAAAGAAAAATTTGGCAGCCACTGTTCTGAATGGATATAACATTGTAGGCGATGCCACGTTGGCCTCATTGATACCGCTGTTAACAG GTAAAACAGAATTAGAATTACCTGAGGTTAGGAGAAGCCAGGAGGGATCTTATTATGTAGACTCTTATCCTATGATCTGGAATGACTTCAGGAAAAAAGGATACGTCACCATGTTCGCTGAGGACGAACCCTCCATTGGCACTTTTAACCTGAGGTTTAACGGCTTCAAAGAATCCCCAACAGACCACTACATGAGGCCATTTTGGCAGGCTCTCTGGGATTCTGAACTCCGAGAAAACAGCAATAAGTACTGCACAGGTGGCATGCCACATCATCAATTTCTGCTCGAGTATCTGAAAGACTTCCATGTGAAGTATCGGAACATTTCTAAGTTTTCCCTCACTTTTTTTTCTGAACTTACACACTGGGACAACAATCCAGGAGAGTATCTGGATACAGATTTCGTgaattctttgaaaatgttcagcaaACTTGGATTTCTTGATGACACGCTGCTGGTTGTTATGGGAGACCATGGTGCTAGGTACGGAAAGGTCAGACACACAGTGCAAGGAAAAATGGAAGAGAGGCTTCCTTTTTTGAGCCTGCATTTTCCACATCGATTCAAACTTAAGCATCCTCATTTGATAAAACAACTAGCATTAAATGCTGACAGATTGACAACCCCCTTTGATGTTCATGAAACTCTTAAGGATGTCCTTGATTCATCGAGGCTGTATCATTCCGAAATAGTGACACGAGGAATAAGTCTCGTTCAGGAAATTCCAGCCAATCGTAATTGTGCCTCAGCTCATATTGACATACACTGGTGTTCTTGTTTAGTTCAGAGTCAAGAAGACACAAGTAGCAGGATTGTAGCAACTTTAGCTAAGGAACTTCTTCATTACATCAATGAGTTGACACAGCCAATGAGGGATATGTGTCAAGAACTTTCAATGGgtgaaataaaatcagtataCTTGATTAGTCCAAATGAAAAG gttttaaaatttctgaaaactGTGGATGCTGATCAAAGAGTTGCCAACTTCAGCGCAGAAATAAATGTAGACGTTGCACATTACCAGATAATGATGGAAACTCTCCCAAACTATGCACAGTACGAGGGCACTGTCGCAAGGAACTTTAAATACCAAACTTATGAAATATTCCGTGACATCAGTAGATTAGATCACTATGGTAACCAATCTGCTTGTGTGATGAAACAGTATCCTGATCTCAGAAAATTTTGTTACTGCAG ATAA
- the LOC125657641 gene encoding uncharacterized protein LOC125657641 isoform X2 — protein MAVRRCRYKLKFKVMVIGTSLLIVFTVQYVFPLMYRIIIGDTHGSSKRKSYSRSFTTSNVQHQIYANEVCKVPRLQVYSASIRHATRSMEKPLMCNGTNLFYFKDKILFINRSVLHPNHNILDLYEFKTRKIEKDDQPVLKACEFKGIERVTDVFYTYTEGIIKEDGSFNMLIKHDFVRVKCLLNSTVNLIISEEQEVDKNISNDDFNNGAEDQTGSKSNIFEGSFVDFDQFLVQVYPREDVFKRASGLQNSDQMNVMLIVLDSMSHMSFRRKLPKTYSYLKKNLAATVLNGYNIVGDATLASLIPLLTGKTELELPEVRRSQEGSYYVDSYPMIWNDFRKKGYVTMFAEDEPSIGTFNLRFNGFKESPTDHYMRPFWQALWDSELRENSNKYCTGGMPHHQFLLEYLKDFHVKYRNISKFSLTFFSELTHWDNNPGEYLDTDFVNSLKMFSKLGFLDDTLLVVMGDHGARYGKVRHTVQGKMEERLPFLSLHFPHRFKLKHPHLIKQLALNADRLTTPFDVHETLKDVLDSSRLYHSEIVTRGISLVQEIPANRNCASAHIDIHWCSCLVQSQEDTSSRIVATLAKELLHYINELTQPMRDMCQELSMGEIKSVYLISPNEKVLKFLKTVDADQRVANFSAEINVDVAHYQIMMETLPNYAQYEGTVARNFKYQTYEIFRDISRLDHYGNQSACVMKQYPDLRKFCYCR, from the exons ATGGCAGTCCGAAGATGTCGGTACAAACTAAAATTCAAAGTGATGGTCATCGGTACCTCCCTTCTCATTGTGTTCACAGTCCAGTACGTCTTCCCTTTGATGTACAGAATTATAATCGGAGACACTCACGGCTCTTCCAAGAGAAAATCTTACTCCAGATCATTCACGACTAGTAATGTACAGCATCAGATCTATGCAAATGAGGTGTGTAAGGTGCCCAGACTTCAAGTTTACAGTGCTTCCATTAGACATGCCACTCGTTCCATGGAGAAACCTCTCATGTGCAACGGAACAaacttgttttatttcaaagataaaaTTCTGTTCATAAACAGAAGTGTTCTACATCCAAACCACAATATCTTAGACTTATATGAGTTCAAAaccagaaaaattgaaaaagatgATCAACCAGTGTTAAAAGCATGTGAATTTAAGGGAATAGAGAGAGTAACAGATGTGTTTTACACGTACACAGAGGGCATCATCAAAGAGGATGGATCGTTTAATATGCTAATTAAACACGACTTCGTACGCGTGAAATGTCTACTGAATTCTACAGTCAATCTGATCATTTCGGAGGAACAAGAAGTAGATAAAAACATTAGCAATGACGACTTTAATAATGGAGCCGAGGATCAAACTGGATCTAAGAGTAACATCTTTGAGGGATCTTTTGTCGACTTTGACCAGTTTTTGGTCCAAGTTTATCCTCGAGAAGATGTATTCAAAAGAGCATCTGGATTGCAGAATTCCGACCAAATGAATGTGATGTTGATTGTGCTCGATTCCATGTCTCACATGTCCTTCCGTAGAAAATTGCCGAAAACTTACAGCTACTTAAAGAAAAATTTGGCAGCCACTGTTCTGAATGGATATAACATTGTAGGCGATGCCACGTTGGCCTCATTGATACCGCTGTTAACAG GTAAAACAGAATTAGAATTACCTGAGGTTAGGAGAAGCCAGGAGGGATCTTATTATGTAGACTCTTATCCTATGATCTGGAATGACTTCAGGAAAAAAGGATACGTCACCATGTTCGCTGAGGACGAACCCTCCATTGGCACTTTTAACCTGAGGTTTAACGGCTTCAAAGAATCCCCAACAGACCACTACATGAGGCCATTTTGGCAGGCTCTCTGGGATTCTGAACTCCGAGAAAACAGCAATAAGTACTGCACAGGTGGCATGCCACATCATCAATTTCTGCTCGAGTATCTGAAAGACTTCCATGTGAAGTATCGGAACATTTCTAAGTTTTCCCTCACTTTTTTTTCTGAACTTACACACTGGGACAACAATCCAGGAGAGTATCTGGATACAGATTTCGTgaattctttgaaaatgttcagcaaACTTGGATTTCTTGATGACACGCTGCTGGTTGTTATGGGAGACCATGGTGCTAGGTACGGAAAGGTCAGACACACAGTGCAAGGAAAAATGGAAGAGAGGCTTCCTTTTTTGAGCCTGCATTTTCCACATCGATTCAAACTTAAGCATCCTCATTTGATAAAACAACTAGCATTAAATGCTGACAGATTGACAACCCCCTTTGATGTTCATGAAACTCTTAAGGATGTCCTTGATTCATCGAGGCTGTATCATTCCGAAATAGTGACACGAGGAATAAGTCTCGTTCAGGAAATTCCAGCCAATCGTAATTGTGCCTCAGCTCATATTGACATACACTGGTGTTCTTGTTTAGTTCAGAGTCAAGAAGACACAAGTAGCAGGATTGTAGCAACTTTAGCTAAGGAACTTCTTCATTACATCAATGAGTTGACACAGCCAATGAGGGATATGTGTCAAGAACTTTCAATGGgtgaaataaaatcagtataCTTGATTAGTCCAAATGAAAAG gttttaaaatttctgaaaactGTGGATGCTGATCAAAGAGTTGCCAACTTCAGCGCAGAAATAAATGTAGACGTTGCACATTACCAGATAATGATGGAAACTCTCCCAAACTATGCACAGTACGAGGGCACTGTCGCAAGGAACTTTAAATACCAAACTTATGAAATATTCCGTGACATCAGTAGATTAGATCACTATGGTAACCAATCTGCTTGTGTGATGAAACAGTATCCTGATCTCAGAAAATTTTGTTACTGCAGGTGA
- the LOC125657641 gene encoding uncharacterized protein LOC125657641 isoform X1, translating to MAVRRCRYKLKFKVMVIGTSLLIVFTVQYVFPLMYRIIIGDTHGSSKRKSYSRSFTTSNVQHQIYANEVCKVPRLQVYSASIRHATRSMEKPLMCNGTNLFYFKDKILFINRSVLHPNHNILDLYEFKTRKIEKDDQPVLKACEFKGIERVTDVFYTYTEGIIKEDGSFNMLIKHDFVRVKCLLNSTVNLIISEEQEVDKNISNDDFNNGAEDQTGSKSNIFEGSFVDFDQFLVQVYPREDVFKRASGLQNSDQMNVMLIVLDSMSHMSFRRKLPKTYSYLKKNLAATVLNGYNIVGDATLASLIPLLTGKTELELPEVRRSQEGSYYVDSYPMIWNDFRKKGYVTMFAEDEPSIGTFNLRFNGFKESPTDHYMRPFWQALWDSELRENSNKYCTGGMPHHQFLLEYLKDFHVKYRNISKFSLTFFSELTHWDNNPGEYLDTDFVNSLKMFSKLGFLDDTLLVVMGDHGARYGKVRHTVQGKMEERLPFLSLHFPHRFKLKHPHLIKQLALNADRLTTPFDVHETLKDVLDSSRLYHSEIVTRGISLVQEIPANRNCASAHIDIHWCSCLVQSQEDTSSRIVATLAKELLHYINELTQPMRDMCQELSMGEIKSVYLISPNEKVLKFLKTVDADQRVANFSAEINVDVAHYQIMMETLPNYAQYEGTVARNFKYQTYEIFRDISRLDHYGNQSACVMKQYPDLRKFCYCRGRARSNVGCHVKLCFFHHSKKGGGGGVVTALKMV from the exons ATGGCAGTCCGAAGATGTCGGTACAAACTAAAATTCAAAGTGATGGTCATCGGTACCTCCCTTCTCATTGTGTTCACAGTCCAGTACGTCTTCCCTTTGATGTACAGAATTATAATCGGAGACACTCACGGCTCTTCCAAGAGAAAATCTTACTCCAGATCATTCACGACTAGTAATGTACAGCATCAGATCTATGCAAATGAGGTGTGTAAGGTGCCCAGACTTCAAGTTTACAGTGCTTCCATTAGACATGCCACTCGTTCCATGGAGAAACCTCTCATGTGCAACGGAACAaacttgttttatttcaaagataaaaTTCTGTTCATAAACAGAAGTGTTCTACATCCAAACCACAATATCTTAGACTTATATGAGTTCAAAaccagaaaaattgaaaaagatgATCAACCAGTGTTAAAAGCATGTGAATTTAAGGGAATAGAGAGAGTAACAGATGTGTTTTACACGTACACAGAGGGCATCATCAAAGAGGATGGATCGTTTAATATGCTAATTAAACACGACTTCGTACGCGTGAAATGTCTACTGAATTCTACAGTCAATCTGATCATTTCGGAGGAACAAGAAGTAGATAAAAACATTAGCAATGACGACTTTAATAATGGAGCCGAGGATCAAACTGGATCTAAGAGTAACATCTTTGAGGGATCTTTTGTCGACTTTGACCAGTTTTTGGTCCAAGTTTATCCTCGAGAAGATGTATTCAAAAGAGCATCTGGATTGCAGAATTCCGACCAAATGAATGTGATGTTGATTGTGCTCGATTCCATGTCTCACATGTCCTTCCGTAGAAAATTGCCGAAAACTTACAGCTACTTAAAGAAAAATTTGGCAGCCACTGTTCTGAATGGATATAACATTGTAGGCGATGCCACGTTGGCCTCATTGATACCGCTGTTAACAG GTAAAACAGAATTAGAATTACCTGAGGTTAGGAGAAGCCAGGAGGGATCTTATTATGTAGACTCTTATCCTATGATCTGGAATGACTTCAGGAAAAAAGGATACGTCACCATGTTCGCTGAGGACGAACCCTCCATTGGCACTTTTAACCTGAGGTTTAACGGCTTCAAAGAATCCCCAACAGACCACTACATGAGGCCATTTTGGCAGGCTCTCTGGGATTCTGAACTCCGAGAAAACAGCAATAAGTACTGCACAGGTGGCATGCCACATCATCAATTTCTGCTCGAGTATCTGAAAGACTTCCATGTGAAGTATCGGAACATTTCTAAGTTTTCCCTCACTTTTTTTTCTGAACTTACACACTGGGACAACAATCCAGGAGAGTATCTGGATACAGATTTCGTgaattctttgaaaatgttcagcaaACTTGGATTTCTTGATGACACGCTGCTGGTTGTTATGGGAGACCATGGTGCTAGGTACGGAAAGGTCAGACACACAGTGCAAGGAAAAATGGAAGAGAGGCTTCCTTTTTTGAGCCTGCATTTTCCACATCGATTCAAACTTAAGCATCCTCATTTGATAAAACAACTAGCATTAAATGCTGACAGATTGACAACCCCCTTTGATGTTCATGAAACTCTTAAGGATGTCCTTGATTCATCGAGGCTGTATCATTCCGAAATAGTGACACGAGGAATAAGTCTCGTTCAGGAAATTCCAGCCAATCGTAATTGTGCCTCAGCTCATATTGACATACACTGGTGTTCTTGTTTAGTTCAGAGTCAAGAAGACACAAGTAGCAGGATTGTAGCAACTTTAGCTAAGGAACTTCTTCATTACATCAATGAGTTGACACAGCCAATGAGGGATATGTGTCAAGAACTTTCAATGGgtgaaataaaatcagtataCTTGATTAGTCCAAATGAAAAG gttttaaaatttctgaaaactGTGGATGCTGATCAAAGAGTTGCCAACTTCAGCGCAGAAATAAATGTAGACGTTGCACATTACCAGATAATGATGGAAACTCTCCCAAACTATGCACAGTACGAGGGCACTGTCGCAAGGAACTTTAAATACCAAACTTATGAAATATTCCGTGACATCAGTAGATTAGATCACTATGGTAACCAATCTGCTTGTGTGATGAAACAGTATCCTGATCTCAGAAAATTTTGTTACTGCAG